The Vigna unguiculata cultivar IT97K-499-35 chromosome 1, ASM411807v1, whole genome shotgun sequence nucleotide sequence ggtttacaaagaaatctttgaaaatctttgataaaggtatacaaattacttttatataattcttaaaatttttcaattattttacatttaactgtatttaatttttacctTGCAGATTACAATTGGTGCagattactttatattttgggTCCATATACAAATTTTGGTGAACATTACAGTTCATGCAGATTAGAACTGTATAATATATAGTCATTGATAATTTTTGGTTAACATATACGAATTTTCATACTttcattgtttataattttattttccagGAGCTACTTCTTTGCATTCCAGTAATGcttcttatatattaatacactattgtttcttctattagttttatatatatgttggttTTCAATTGTTATTTGTTGCTTTACTCTATTTTCAACAATAAATATCTACATACATGTGCTTGGATGTTACTGAATCCGATTTGACATAAATGTTAAAGAAtctgaattatatatttttgctgTTACTTTACCTGTAACttctatactttattttatctgttaCTGTTTGCACGTGACAATGTTCTCTATTTCAACCTCCATTTACACCTTTATCTGTTACCTGTAACTTTCACTTTACCATTTCATACACATCCTTCACTCAACACTACATTTCAACCTCCATTTCTCTACAATTACAAGATTGGAAATGGACCAAAACCAACAGCAGAGAAGAATACTTTGGAAGTTCAACACCATCTACATATTCTCTAAGGTTTGTCTTCAATTttaacacaattaaaaatttagatcTATTACCCTGCATTCAGATGTTCTGTTGTATGTGGTTCGCAGTATGTACTGCACCTCTCACTTAGGtttctttattatttgaatgttcaaaattttttcaattttgttttctttctatttatcAACGTCTGTtagaaataaatacattttttgttgatatataaGTCTGTTGAcaacttatatatgttttgtttttcattctGTTATTGcagaaaataatttagtatcCTCATTATTTTGTAGCCATTTTTGTTTGTTGATCGACACTTTGCTGTTGGTTATGCACACGAATTAGGCCCACAGTGGCACTTGGTAGATGTAAATGGTATGACCACAACAGTTACCTATAACATGGATTCAGATAACCCAAGGATCACTGAAGGTTGGTTCAATATGAGAAATTTGTATCAAATTCAAAGTGATTCTCACATCCAGTTTCAGTATTTGGGAAATTGTTTATTTCACCTAACAGTGTTTAAAGGTGGATGTACACGAAGAAGTTGTTCAACATTTATGAACCGTATTACTCATCAAAATACAAGATCTATATTTTCAGTGAAATTGTCAAAGTATCAAAGCAAAGCAAGTCACTTGGTATATTCCTTCTCAtttattattatgcttattacttaaattaaattcaaataattatgcTAACAATAAACGTTTTAATGATGTAGGATTTGCCATCAAAGTTTGCCAACTTTATTCGGGAGGTCAATGTAGAAGACGTCTTTCTTATAGGGCCTAAAACTATAGTGAATTGCAAAATACTAATATCCAACAAACAACGAAGTTCAACAAAGATTGGTCAAGGTTGGAGGTTGTTTTGTtctgaaaatgaattaaaagaagGAGATATTGTTGTCTTTCAAGTAGACAATGATTTCATCGAATCAAATGTTGAAGTATTCGTGAatggttgttgttgtgattaGATTAAGGATAATGTTTTAATGTTGATGAATTATGGTAATTCAACTTTGTTATATGACAATATATTTTTGTACTTCATCAATTATGAATATTGAACTTtgttatattacaatataattgtttataataaatggtttttgaaattttgtttaaaatatataattcatgataattattaaaaataatcccCGCACGGGTCAAAAAACTAGTTTGAGACAAAGAAAGGTGTGGGACCTACTTTTGTGATATGTTATGTGtggaatatttatatataacattttgcATGGTATGGTTTTAACCCTTATTTGATTTTACGTGGACTAATCCAGAATTAacgtaaattttttattttttaattaattttagaaaccatATATTAATTCTgcattaaaaaatcaattttaatcaattttatattaatttgatacAGAATCAAACAGTCACTTAATTGCATGATCTATTTTAAGCTCAGTTGAAAAACCTAtttagtaatttcttttaattaaaatattttattcacatTAAATTGATGTTTTGGTAGTTTGATTTGTCGTTGGTTTTTATACTTTAgtttaaattgtaatattatataaagtgGAAGTTCAATAAGTATGGTTGCACACACCATTCCATAAGAAAACATTGCATTTCTTTTTCtagtatttatataattatccacgtcatctaatattctaaaataaagaTATGCCACTCGTTTGATCGCgcatattgttctattttactcggttttttttcttaataattcaaaaaagcaatttttttgctttttcCTCTCTAAATGTATGACCGTTAGTGTAAATTTGACACGTATTCATTACAATTTTTTCATGTCACTGTACGTTGTTTGTGAAAATCTaatcttgtatttttatttttcatgtcaCTGTACGTTATTCATTACAATTGTAATacttactaatttaattatttatgattaaattatttttattttttaaataattagtttgaaTAAAGTAATTTGAATatcttaattttcaatttttttatttggataagacaatttaattttcatttatggCGAGCTGAATTCTAcctttaagtctaacttaacTTAGTTTGATTTTCGATCTAGGTTGGCTAAGCTCAACCTTCGTCCGAAGTTGGTCTGGCTTGAACTTCGTCCTAAATTGATTCAACCTTCGGCTCGTGCCGTCCCGACTAGACTTCTACCTATGCTGGCCTAGCTCGACCTTTAGTCCGAGCTTATTCGTCTTGACCTTGGTCTGACCTAGGCTGTCTCGACCTTTGCTTGGGCCGGCTCAAATCGACCTTTGACCCAGGCCGACTCAAATCAGAGTCATCTTGTCTTGACCTTTGGTAGAGGTTGACTTGTGGCAAAGGCCGACTTGGCTCGACTTGGGACCTGGACTGACCTGGCTCGACCTTTGGTTTGGGACAAATCGGATTGACCTTCGATCCATACCAACTCGTCTCGACCTTTAATCCAAATTGACTTGTCTTGACCTTCGGATCAAACTAGTCTGACTCAACCCTCGATCTGACTTGATCCAGTTCGACCTTCCGTCTATCCTGAGTCCGCTCAACTTTTTGGACCTATGGATTTTTTTGTCCTAACTAATAAGTAATTTCACAACTTTgagaatttcaattttcttcttctttgaatGAATGTCAAATTTTACTACTTTAGTTAATTAGTAaatttgaaataccttcttaaaatttttcaatttcaaattccttttaattttttcatccaaaaatatcattttccttaaaaatttcaaattcttcgTACACATGAATTACTCTCTTCGATTAGCTTTTCCAAACACATTATAAATGCAATGACTTGACTTGATTGAagttttttaaatcaatttgcaacgcaattgaaacaaaaatttaagtGGACATCGactcttaaactttttaaccAACCTGAGACAAGTTACTAAggcttttaaatatatagaaatcgAATCACTTTTGCTTCCGTATAAAAAGacacacaaataaataaaagaacaatTTACTCTGTATTTACGCTGCTTTTGTTTGTAcgttattaataatattatgtaaaaaaaaattaacattaataatttataattacataataatgtaaaattgtGTATAaatcttctatttgtttttagtttaatttcactgtgtaatttttttttcaagaagaaGACACATTTACTTTTTGGTGACATTACTCTATCATCATTTCATCGTTGTTTTGAATGTTAGTTTTTATTActttcttacattttttatattagatcTAGTCTCATGTTCTTTGTTACTTATTTATTGTCCatttagtatatatattatttatatatgttcatTACAAATTAATGCATGGTAAAGTATGTTTGATAAGGttagtaatttagtttttaacttattttattaacttatataaaagtattcaataatataattcaaaatatcagTAATAGGTTGTTATATTTTTCGTGTAATTTGTAAAcatcttaaattaatataattaatcattCAGAAAATTACGTATAATTTTgtatacaatttatttatttattttttgaatttctttttaaagaTCAGTTCATGCTTCACCATCTTAACGtattaaaacaatgaaaaaaaaaatcaaaatttctcTCTAAACCGGTCCGTCTGAGCTTGGTTCAGTCCATTTCAACTGTCGGTCCAACCTGATCCGGATCGGCCCATCACGGTCGTCGACCCATGCATCATTCACCAATTTATATAatcaaaggaaaataattttttattattaaattttgacacttttatcttataatcttaggtgttattttttaagtggtttttcacttttttttttctaacttttaacattttaaaattatttaaaagatgacaCCACCTCATCTAGTAGtaaaagaaaattgtcaaaGTTGACTAGGTATCATCTTCCATAACAAAAGATCATTCTAATATGCTTGTAAACGTTTACACCATAGTCTGGTACCATAATTTGGCATCGATAACAGTAGCAATTAGTGTTCTTGTTGTTCATAAGAACTGCAAAACATTAGCAAGATATTTTTGGCATTCCTTATGAGATTTCGTTACTTCATGACATTCCACAACTCCAAAACCATTACCAAAATACATCATATCCATTTCAAATTTGCATCCCCAACCTTTGAAATGTTTGCAAAAGCAGCATACCATTCCAGATTGGGTTATTAGCAACAACACAAAGCAGAAAATGAACATAGCAGTGAACCTGCTCGACATAATGTCATACCCTTTAAGAATGAAAGGAATTCAGGAGAGGAATGCTCTGTTCATTCCAGAAAAAATTTTGGGGGTCAAACTTTGTCTTAATCTGTGCCAATCTTCTGAAGTTATCCTTGAAGTACTTCTTCCCCCAAACACTAGCCTTTGAGTAGCTTGTGTTTTGATGCTTGTTTTGGCCTAAATCAAGATCCTTATAGTTGAAGTAGGAAGCTCTAGGAGATTTTGACACATAAGGAGTCATGTATTTGTATATCCTTTTAGCCCATTCTTCATGCTTCTTGGATGCTTCCTTGCTATTCACTTCCCACTTCACCAAGTACTGTATGTTATACAAGTTTCCCTTTCTGTGGGGAAATGGGATTTCAGATTCTGAAATTTCACTCATTCTACCACCATAAGGCTCCAATATCAGCATTGCTAATGTATCTTCCTCAGAAACAATTTTCCAAGCACCTTGTAGACCAGATTCTGGTATTGCCTCCTTCACAAAGTCAGACTTGGCCTTGAAAGAGCTTTTGAATGTGGTGGTTCTGTTGAGCAACAGTTCTAAAGGGTCATCTTTGTTGAATCCAGCAATGACCATAACTGATTGAATCCAGTTCATTTCAATGCAGTCTTTGGCCTTCAATCCCAGTTCTGGGAAACTCTCATTCATCAGTGGTATCAACCTGTCTATTCCTCCGAGGAACACAGAGTTGAACACTGCTTTAAATGTCTTTGAATTGTCACCACCATTTTGAGCAACTACTCTGATGAAAAGATCCTCATGCAGTTCATGTCCTATGTATTGCCACCTGTGAATCAGATTGTTGGCTCCTTCCCCCAATGTTCTTTCAACATTGAACACTGTGACAATAGGTGGAACTCTGACCAAGCTGATCTTCCATGCAAGGATGACTCCATAGCTAGTAGCACTACCTCCTCTTATGGCCCAGAAAACATCTTCTCCCATTGATTTTCTGTCATGAATCTTCCCATCTGCATCAACGAGGTAAGCATCAACAACATGGTCTGCTGCTAGGCCATGTTTTCTCATTATGGTACCTTGTCCCCCTCCACTTATATGCCCTCCTATCCCTATGCTAGGACAGGTTCCTGCAGGGAATCCATGAACTTTACTTTCCTTTGATATTTTGTAGTAAAGTTCACCCAATGATGCACCAGCCTGAACCCAAGCTGTTTCATCAGCAATGTTAACTTGAATGGAACGCATGTTGATGAGGTCAACCATCACAAATGGGACCTTACTGAGGTATGATAGCCCTTCATAATCATGGCCACCACTTCTGACTTTGAGCTGCAACCCAAGCTGTTTGCTGCATCTGATGCCTGCTTGAATTTCTGATTCATGGAAAGGTGTCAGAATGAGAAGAGGCTTCCTTGAAGAATTCAACCATCTAGGATTCTGTTCCAATGCTTCCAACACTGGTGTATACAGTGAGGAGGATTTGGTGAGGATGATTTTTTCAATGGATTCAGAATTTCCATCAAGTTTTGTTATCAAGCATTCCTTGAATTTCTTCTCAAGGATGGTTGAAGCTGAAGATGAGATTGGAAGAAGCAGTATCAGAAACACTGCAAGATAACTCATCTGCATGTTTTCTTCTCTGCTTTTGGTTTTAATGAGTTATTATGTTTCATAACTCAACACACATTTATACACAAACATATCTGTAATACATGTTCACATGAAAAGATAGAATATTGAAggtgagaacatgttgaagccATTTTGTGAACAGGGAGAAACATATGTTGATTTGACTTTTCTAtggcattttttattttccagaTTTGCTGCTGAAGAAATGGAAGCTGAGTAAAATACTGGTTTAAAAAACTTACTGGTATGACTACTTTCCACACAGAAGTAAGTTCTGTGTGTTTGTCACtgtataaacaatattttaatctcTTAGATCCTTATATTTAGGAACTTTAAATGTCTTTGTTGTTCTTTGTTAagtaattttgttaactttttaagTGCTTTAACACCATCACAattaaattgagaaaaagaaatttcattATCTATAgagatttcatttttttcacattttttcactaaaacataaacattaaaagataaaagaaaaattgtttgtacaaaaactaaatagtatgaattaaaatataagtatgtATTAAATAACTAAGTAAACCTACAATTAagaacttttaaattaaaacattaaaattagtttataaaaattaagagataaataagaaaaaaaaaagtccaatAGAAAATCCTGAAATTGCAGACAATAGAAACTTGATTCTTGCCAGagaaaattttgtatattaatttttaaaaatcaagcCTTACTACTTTTAGTTAAATCACTactatgttttaaaaaataaatttaccaaTTAATattacacaattttttaaactttaataaattctTACACTTTAAGTTTAAGTCATTCATTATTGTTGAAGGAGAacgttttttttatttctattatatgtaTTCCCTGCAGCAAATGATTTTGTCAATAAcaagtttttaacttttgtattaattttaaattttaaagttattaattatcgTAAATTTGATGGAAGTTTCGAATctgaaatattaattatttagcaATAAATTTTTGGGTATGTGTTTAGTTTTAACCAGTGAAAATCATCCCTTAATTCAaacttcataatttttaatgGCTGCGGATCTGagttgtttaatatttaataataaaaaggtcAAATCAATTATTAACGGATATTTCTGACtgttgacaaaaaatatataaactattttttttccagttagctcaattttaattatttcaaagctcttattatatttcaatttcaactttcaatgattcatattttaaagttaattcatttcaattacttatcaaatagttttttactaatttatttaaattattcatctacattgatattataattttaggtgctattatatatatttttaaaatgcaactaaataaaaaaaaaagttaattgtaTTTAGTAATACTAATAAGTTAACTTCTAACTTATTTAACTACCTTGTAGTATATAATCCTATCATCGTAATATCtgataaattaaatcaaatttattaaatatacagataaatttgttactaaaaatttAAGTCCACTTTACTTTGCGAACTATTTTTCCCCTTCTAAAGTAGTTGCCAGTTAAAACTTAAGATAAAACTtaagatttattaaaaatatttttatttttttaaaaaaggatCCAAGTTCATTTgtctgtattttattttatctttttttattattaatttcttcttttaatcTGCTTTGTGGTACACCACCACACACGAGTTTAGAAtctgaatatttattttaatggatttaaaaattcaatttagacatgtaaattttaaagtctcttttgttttttcaatggCATTAATGAGATTATGCATATTTGTCTCCTATTGCAATGACAACAACTTTctgatttgtaaatttttatgttCAAGCATGTGTTGGGAGCCATTGTTGATGATAAGTTTTGGTTGCATTAGttgactaaattaatttttttcttaaaatatttatttatgaaatttaaaatagtaaagagatttttattagttaaaaaaagtgtaaaaaaaaGGTTACATTAATAGGAGATAAAAGTTaaactcaacaaaaaaaataattatagttggaTGATGAGAATTTCTTAGGTTGGAAAAATGTcactactaaataaaaaatatttttttaatcaaataaataataaaaaaagttcaatATTTTGGTCAAAATataactaacatttttttaattttacaaatataaaattaaaagaaaaaaaacatcacCACTGCGTACGCACGGGTATAGCTCTAGTTTAAATAGGAAGAGATTACAGTAAACATTGGTCTAAGTCCGTACTCATTTAAGTCTGCATCTCGTCTAAATTCATATTGGAAAAGTAAAAATTTTTGGATCAATCATTTAGTAAACTTATTTTCATGCTAAATTTTACGTaatatatcttatatctctCGTATTTTTATAATACCTACAAATTTTCAAcactcataatatttcatattgtacGTAATATCTTGTATTTCTCGTATTTTtataatacttacaaattttcaaCACTC carries:
- the LOC114175819 gene encoding berberine bridge enzyme-like 22 — its product is MQMSYLAVFLILLLPISSSASTILEKKFKECLITKLDGNSESIEKIILTKSSSLYTPVLEALEQNPRWLNSSRKPLLILTPFHESEIQAGIRCSKQLGLQLKVRSGGHDYEGLSYLSKVPFVMVDLINMRSIQVNIADETAWVQAGASLGELYYKISKESKVHGFPAGTCPSIGIGGHISGGGQGTIMRKHGLAADHVVDAYLVDADGKIHDRKSMGEDVFWAIRGGSATSYGVILAWKISLVRVPPIVTVFNVERTLGEGANNLIHRWQYIGHELHEDLFIRVVAQNGGDNSKTFKAVFNSVFLGGIDRLIPLMNESFPELGLKAKDCIEMNWIQSVMVIAGFNKDDPLELLLNRTTTFKSSFKAKSDFVKEAIPESGLQGAWKIVSEEDTLAMLILEPYGGRMSEISESEIPFPHRKGNLYNIQYLVKWEVNSKEASKKHEEWAKRIYKYMTPYVSKSPRASYFNYKDLDLGQNKHQNTSYSKASVWGKKYFKDNFRRLAQIKTKFDPQNFFWNEQSIPLLNSFHS